In Providencia zhijiangensis, a single window of DNA contains:
- a CDS encoding SWIM zinc finger family protein — protein sequence MSWKTVYLHYDDDALAVFANVGLLRRARKDLESSKVSPVCLADGTFTSDGQNVTLDPQGVQKASCDCSASGCCKHILAAVLWVQTNSDEQSIDSTEDSSESVDIEPLLPELLAFDVPTLIKQNSKPDCRLAVKILQDWQDHTVILDDQANQLKITIPQYDEPIIYIRGNGFQGMLSSLPEKQQKALHLAAIAKVFLQHNQPWNWPDDLMPNREATLALSDDEQAVIATIQRFIHDMLRQGLSHISQSSATQLHLLNMSARAEGLPRLANYLKRLSYQVKLLAQRHFTMDEGPVLRFIAQISGYLYQLTHASDDKIAQLRAFGRRQYDSKTDILSLIPIHAEWWQTQSGAIGGTFSFWDNQEKKVVQCSQARANTLDPNFTRHTVWQTLAIWKQTADSLMRSGFELHNPRLSDEGKLAASGDSYAVSSSAVSQAPHISFDDYQALKSELGFDDWKSATAYFNALTDDAQFEPVVLHIDSYEPLHWNEIEQCVSWAVLDGNQNRAFLRLNWQGTENHKIEELRFITQKGWEISAVSVQVSVSQQQLQLTPKTLWLKKEQGIELFYLDFESVPRKKQSSKFMTSIAEYMAKKQQDRTAFAPVPTLAQQITRPILAVLETQSCTGRTQLSASQIDELNFVVRTLQDLGMLWFAKQLAHYLTRENQTAENLLRLVYLCDQFERSQKLMPFELNS from the coding sequence ATGAGTTGGAAAACCGTTTATTTACATTATGATGATGACGCATTGGCTGTATTTGCCAACGTCGGATTGCTGCGCCGAGCTCGTAAGGATCTGGAAAGTAGTAAAGTTTCTCCGGTTTGTTTAGCGGATGGAACTTTTACCAGCGATGGCCAGAACGTCACATTAGATCCTCAAGGGGTTCAAAAAGCCAGCTGCGACTGTTCGGCTTCGGGTTGCTGCAAACATATTCTGGCGGCGGTACTTTGGGTACAAACAAACAGCGATGAACAATCGATTGATTCTACAGAAGATAGTTCGGAGTCTGTCGATATTGAACCACTATTACCTGAGCTGTTGGCATTCGATGTTCCCACATTAATCAAGCAAAACAGTAAGCCCGATTGCCGCTTGGCGGTGAAGATCTTACAGGATTGGCAAGATCACACCGTGATCTTAGACGACCAAGCTAACCAACTGAAAATCACGATCCCTCAGTACGACGAGCCAATTATCTATATTCGGGGTAATGGTTTTCAAGGGATGCTGTCGTCACTACCTGAGAAGCAGCAAAAAGCCCTACATTTGGCCGCGATCGCTAAGGTCTTTCTTCAGCATAATCAGCCGTGGAATTGGCCTGACGATCTGATGCCTAACCGCGAGGCCACGCTAGCATTGAGCGACGATGAGCAAGCGGTGATTGCGACTATCCAGCGTTTTATTCACGATATGCTGCGTCAGGGGCTTTCCCATATAAGCCAAAGCAGCGCCACGCAGTTGCATTTATTGAATATGTCTGCGCGTGCGGAAGGTTTGCCTCGCTTAGCCAATTATTTAAAGCGTTTAAGCTATCAAGTGAAATTATTAGCCCAGCGCCATTTCACGATGGATGAAGGGCCGGTTTTGCGGTTTATCGCGCAGATCAGTGGCTATCTTTACCAATTAACTCACGCCAGCGACGATAAAATTGCACAATTGCGCGCCTTTGGTCGTCGCCAATATGACAGTAAAACGGACATTCTTTCTTTGATCCCGATTCATGCCGAGTGGTGGCAAACTCAAAGTGGCGCCATCGGGGGAACATTTAGTTTTTGGGATAACCAAGAGAAAAAAGTGGTGCAGTGTAGTCAAGCGCGGGCCAATACCCTCGACCCGAATTTCACCCGTCACACTGTCTGGCAAACGCTAGCCATTTGGAAACAAACGGCAGATAGCCTGATGCGCAGTGGTTTTGAATTGCACAATCCACGCTTATCCGATGAGGGTAAACTTGCGGCTAGCGGCGATAGTTATGCCGTCAGTAGCAGTGCAGTTAGCCAAGCACCGCACATTTCATTCGATGATTACCAAGCATTGAAAAGTGAGCTGGGGTTTGATGATTGGAAATCGGCAACGGCCTATTTCAATGCGCTCACTGATGATGCCCAGTTTGAACCGGTTGTGCTGCATATCGACAGCTACGAACCGCTGCATTGGAATGAAATCGAGCAGTGCGTCAGTTGGGCGGTGCTGGATGGGAACCAGAATCGGGCATTTTTGCGATTAAATTGGCAAGGTACAGAAAACCACAAAATTGAAGAACTGCGTTTTATCACTCAGAAAGGTTGGGAAATTAGTGCGGTATCCGTTCAAGTCAGCGTGTCTCAGCAGCAATTACAGCTTACGCCGAAAACGCTTTGGTTGAAAAAAGAGCAGGGTATTGAGCTATTTTACCTCGACTTTGAATCGGTACCTCGGAAAAAACAGTCATCCAAGTTTATGACGTCGATTGCTGAATATATGGCGAAAAAGCAGCAAGACCGCACGGCATTTGCGCCAGTGCCAACACTGGCACAGCAGATTACCCGCCCAATCTTGGCGGTATTGGAAACACAAAGTTGCACAGGGCGCACACAATTATCAGCGAGTCAAATTGACGAGTTAAACTTTGTGGTCAGGACATTGCAGGATTTGGGGATGCTATGGTTTGCTAAGCAACTGGCACATTACTTAACGCGGGAAAATCAAACCGCCGAGAATTTACTGCGTTTGGTGTATCTTTGCGACCAATTTGAGCGTTCGCAAAAATTGATGCCTTTTGAGTTGAATAGCTAA
- a CDS encoding MarR family winged helix-turn-helix transcriptional regulator, with translation MDRIDKITQQWERERPDLDISAMGLIGRLGNVAHHLTREMEKVFTQFGLNRSSFDVLATLRRAGSPYTLSPSDMLATLMVTSGTMTNRIDQLEKAGYVARHVNPDDGRGFLVSLTTEGLDLINRVVTAHTENQSRLVASLTNEEQQALNQLLRTFLGHLES, from the coding sequence ATGGATAGAATCGATAAAATCACTCAACAGTGGGAACGTGAACGCCCCGACCTTGATATCAGCGCCATGGGGCTGATTGGTCGCTTAGGTAACGTTGCCCATCACCTGACCCGTGAAATGGAAAAGGTATTTACCCAATTTGGTCTAAACCGATCAAGTTTTGACGTGCTCGCCACTTTGCGCCGTGCAGGTTCCCCTTACACACTATCACCCAGCGATATGCTAGCGACCTTGATGGTGACATCTGGCACGATGACCAACCGCATCGATCAGCTCGAGAAAGCCGGTTATGTCGCGCGTCATGTCAATCCGGATGATGGCCGTGGTTTTTTGGTGAGCTTAACAACTGAAGGGTTGGATTTGATCAACCGCGTAGTGACAGCCCATACCGAAAATCAATCCCGTTTGGTGGCGTCACTGACGAATGAAGAGCAACAAGCGCTGAATCAGCTACTACGGACGTTTCTAGGTCATTTAGAATCATAG
- a CDS encoding EamA family transporter produces MNRYWVLFLTALAPIVWGSTYLVTTEMLPAGMPLTLAMLRALPAGLLLLLFLRKLPQGIWWGRVLILGILNFSLFWWLLFISAYRLPGGVAATVGAIQPLIVLFLSRWLLSSPLSSISIFAALSGIFGVAILLLTPSAALDLTGIIAGLAGAFSMAAGTVLSRRWQPPVSALTFTSWQLTAGGLVLLPFALLLEPTLPSLSLLNIAGLSYLTLIGGALTYALWFRGLAILGPSSVASLGFLSPMSAVILGWLWLDQQLSPLQLLGMLVILLSVWGSQKAERQLALKRQQQAV; encoded by the coding sequence ATGAATAGATATTGGGTTCTGTTTTTAACGGCATTAGCACCGATAGTCTGGGGAAGTACCTATTTGGTGACCACGGAAATGCTGCCTGCGGGTATGCCTCTGACGTTAGCCATGCTCCGCGCCTTGCCGGCGGGTTTGCTGTTGTTGCTATTTTTACGCAAATTGCCTCAGGGGATTTGGTGGGGACGAGTACTGATTCTCGGCATTTTAAATTTTTCGCTATTTTGGTGGTTGTTGTTTATCTCCGCATACCGTTTACCGGGTGGCGTGGCGGCAACGGTGGGAGCGATTCAACCGCTGATTGTGTTATTTCTTAGCCGTTGGCTATTAAGCAGCCCGCTATCGAGTATTTCGATATTTGCCGCACTGAGCGGTATTTTCGGGGTGGCTATTTTATTATTGACGCCAAGTGCTGCGTTAGATTTAACGGGGATTATTGCGGGCTTAGCTGGGGCATTTTCTATGGCTGCAGGAACGGTACTGAGCCGTCGTTGGCAGCCTCCAGTCTCAGCATTGACCTTTACCTCGTGGCAATTAACCGCAGGTGGGTTAGTCTTACTGCCTTTCGCCCTATTACTTGAACCTACGTTACCTTCCTTGAGTTTGTTAAATATCGCGGGTCTGAGTTATTTAACTTTGATCGGTGGCGCACTGACTTATGCATTATGGTTTCGTGGTCTCGCTATCTTAGGACCCAGCTCAGTAGCATCGCTGGGATTCTTAAGCCCGATGAGCGCTGTTATCCTCGGGTGGCTGTGGCTAGACCAACAACTCAGTCCATTACAGTTACTCGGCATGTTGGTGATTTTACTCAGTGTTTGGGGTAGCCAAAAAGCAGAGCGTCAATTGGCCTTGAAAAGGCAGCAACAAGCCGTTTAA